gcaaGTGTACACGGTCtgcttgtatttctttttatacCCGAGGACAGGCCTTCCTTTTGTGCCAAGTGCTAGCTTGCTAGCAAGCTAGTGGCCGTGCCCTAGGGATGGATGGAGCAGGGCTTGGGGAATGGCAGCaatgcagcatgtgtgtgtctggacaGCAGCTGGGGAAAGTTTACTACACCCTCCcacttgggtttttttttttttttcttcttttcttagAGGAGTCTGAGCCAAACCACTATAGCAGGGGTGGAAGAGGTGGTTTAAGCGAGCAGCAGGCAAGGCAGCAAATGGAGATGGATGGAAAGGACTAGCCTAGAGATCCATGTCTTGTCCCGGGATCTGCCCTGGAGAGCCCTAGAGGAGCACAGAGGACAGCAGACAACAGGACAGAGTCAATTCACAATTAAATCTCttgatttaaatcagaaaattcattggtgatgatgatgtcagttatttatgtgtgtatttatttggactaaaacaatcagaaaacaatgaaaagtcACAGATTAAAAATCAcgtttaacttttttttttccaatcaaaACCCCAAAACATCCAATTTACTGCCACataaagcaaagaaaagcagcaaatcctcatgtCATGGAGGCTGAAATCAGAtatgtttggcattttgctcAAAAATGGCTTGAAGGATATGTTAAATCAATTATCAATATAGGTACCGTTTATTATCCTGGCAATCGACTGATCAATTGATCAACTGACTGTGTCAGCTTTAGACAATAGTCGGTAAATTCGTAGCAACAGTTTAGCAGAAGACAGTTTCGTGTTTCCAGATAGCAATGTTCTTATACATAAACCCAGGTCCATAAAGAACTGGTTTTTcccagtttggtgtggaagaacttgtCTGGCTTGCACAGAGTCCAGACCTCAAGCCCCATccagcacctttgggatgaagGGGAAATCCGACTGTGAATCAGGCTTTATTGCCCAACATTAGTGGCAGACCTCAATAATGCTCTTATagctgaatgggagcaaatccctgcagccaggttccaaaatctGGGGGAAGGCTTTACCAGAAGAGAGGGGGCTGCTATGTTCAGCAGATTAATCATCATGGTTTGGGAATGAGATGTGCAACAATCACATACAAGTGTAAAGTTTGGGTGTCTGAATACTTCTGGCCATAGTGTAAGTAAATCGCCAGCACTCCCTAATAGTATTAATGAAGGTTCTGAATTCATTCCCTCACCCAAGCGCACGCGCaccgcacgcacacacacacacacacacacacacacacacacactcccctccAACAGCTTGGAAATACTCAGCTTGACAACCCACTACTGTCATGGAGACACAGGGGCTGAGCAGTCGGAGCTTCAGCAGCCACTCCAAACGAATACGACTCAACGACGTCactgcagtttgtttatttgctcCAGTTCCAGTCTAGTCGATCATATGCTGCTGGTGAGGCTCCTTCCCTTCACATAACCCCAACCTATTTGCATGACAAGATTATCTTCCAGAAAGGAATGCTCAAACAACTCTCTATCTGATGCGGGCCTTTGTTCTGGGAGGTGAAAATCAAACCTTCGCGACATGAAGGAGCAAGATATGGACCAGAATTACTGGACTATGACCTTCTTGGTGCCATTCTGTGTGAATTACTTCACAGataaacactgtcacacaggGAGAAGCATCTGGTGGAATGTATGTACGGCATCTAACTGAAGCTAATTTGCATGCTCCTGTCATTGTTTAGGCAGTTAAGTTTTGGTTaaagcataaaaacaacagaactgaTAAAGCAGACCTGCATGTATCTATGTGCATATCTATGTGTACTGCAGAAGAATGCACAGACATAttagtgtgagagtgtgtgtgtgaatgagtttAAGTAAATGTTGAAGAATGAGGTTCATTAAGCTGTtaataaatgcataaaaatatatatgtcaACAGCATTTCAGCTTCTTATATTAACATGCCTTCCTTAAATATCTTTACCATCCTCAGTTCAGTTTGTTCCAGACCTTTGACAAGTCACTCATCCTTGTCAGACACATTTGCTTGTTATCTGTTtgtgccacagacacacacacacacacacacacaggcacacatacacaccttctGCTTTTGTGCAACGTTAGCTGAGCTCCAGCTAGCTCAGAGCCTGACCATCACTGCTAGTAACGCCAAACGCAGGAGCGCCCCATCAGCTTCCATACACAGATAACgtgaaacaaaaaaagctttCCCTGTATTTTATCCCCCGGGCCTATGAAACACACCTTTTTTTTGGGTTTGTTGTTTATCTATAAAAGCTAACCTTCCCACTGTGCCAGACAAAGTAGGTGTGTAGGGAATAAAAGCTAAAGCTAGCCCCTAGCGAAGCCCTTCCTTTCAATGAAACGTCAGTttacagacaggcaggcagacagcacaaagacaaaaatgtgacaagGAGGCGAGGAGGTGGATTTACATCATTCGTCTTTCTACTTACCATATCCTGCTTAAAGGTCGCAGCTGGTTTGGGCATACAGCTCCCGTTTCTTattgaaaatgtacagtatacgGCCTCAaatctcctctgtctttctctttctctcacactctccaCCCGGAATGCTGCCTGCAGGACAAGAATGGGATCGTCGTGCGCAGGCGCAGTCGATGCAGGGATGATGTTGGCACTTGGAAAACTGTCGcatggcaaaagaaaaaaaaaccctgttgATGTGTATCATGGCTGTGTATAAGTCGACATGCAGCGACATCTGCTGGACAAATAGagtatatgttttatatatatatatatactgtacgtcaagctttctttctccatctccaaAAAAGGAGCAAGAGGAACATTTTCTTTAGATATTACAATAATATTGTTATGGCAATAATATTGTTATTGTGAATTCTTTTGGCCACAATATTTGTGAAGTGAAAATCTGACATTGTGGGCCAGTGTGTAAGACTGTAAGACcataataatgttaaatatCAGTATCATTGCAGaatttcactgttatttttgcAGCCGTGAGTGTACTATATTCAGTGTCTGAAGGAAactaaatacaaacacaatgtaCAGTGAATGAAATGGACACAAAGTCCTTTTCTCACAGCAGGTAATTAACCCCCTAATTGTAgcaaaaacacaggtgttaccAATAACATGAAAGCTGGCTCTGGTTCAATTAAAGTGTCCCAATCAGCTGTGACTGTGCGATGGTAAGCCAGCATGAGTAACAGGATAGGAATTCAgccttcattcattttattatttacaccagtgtttttttactgatacatgtcaaaatgtcctctgtggaaATTCTCTGTTTTGCCTGCAATGTGTGCAACATAACACAGAAATATCATATTAAGAACACTACTCAGGAGTACTAttctgacattgtttttttattacacaTCATAATATTCATGGAAATTCAACCTTGCTTTTAGACAGGTGTGGTTACAAAGCAGAACACaacactgctgcagtgttgCTATTTTATATCAACACCGAAGCCTTGTTAGCAAATCAAACAGTCTGCTCAAAGACTGAAATAGAAAACTGCCTTTGTTATAGAAGTCCGGGCACAACTGCTGCCCATAAATCAGGCTCATTTTGATGATTGTGTGAGCAGCATTCATGACACTCACAATATACACACAGTTACAGCGGGATCTTTCCTAGGGGCTTCTTTCTAAATAGTAATGTGATTTCCACATACAGAAAGACGCGCTGTGATTTCTGAACACAGTTGACAATCAGTTGTCCCGTCACTTTCGAAGAAAATCGAAGGCCATACACGATCCTCATGTATGTATCTCTGCTCTGACAGCTTAAGTccacaataaaacactgaaggCTGTCACTTCGCCTCTGCGTCCTCTTCAGAGGCTTCCTCACTCTCTGAgtcatcatcctcctcactgTCGTcgtcgtcttcctcctcctcttcctcctcctcctcctcctcctcctcctctgaggaaGAGCACTCTTCGTCTTTCTCTGCAGCTGGAATCTTAATGACAATCTCGTCATCCGCATCATCGTCATCGACGACCATGGATTTCCTCCTCTCCAGGAGAGAGGGGGTGCAGACCGGTGTGGTGTCCTGAAGTGGAAGAGAGAAGCTCGTTAACCACACAAATGGTCATCCTTGTGCTGAGATgatgttgatttgtttttgaccaagtcccccccccccccccgaatcTTGGCAGCTTTGATTTTTCCCTGGAGTTGATACAGTATGTTGGTGCATGGGTTTTATCACGCAGCCACCAAGAGACACACGCGATAAGCTTTACGCACCACAGTACTATAGGCACAGTTATCTGACCCCAGACCACTGATACATTTGGGGTCATTTTCAGTCTGCGCCGAAGCTAAATATAATATCATCAGTGTGGGCCTTACATCACTACACGTAGACGCATTCATGGAGTCTGAGGACTTTTTCTTCTGAGGCACCTGGGCAGCCTGGAAAAGCAAAAGGAGAACTTAACgtgatgcaaacacacagttaggGCTGGACAATTAACAAGAACAATAAATATTGCAATACAAAATTAGATTGCAATATAAAAGTATCAAAATTTTCTCAATAGAAATATAACATATGGTCAAATAAATGTCTGATAAGAAGAAGAGGACGCCAATTATCACAGTTCACCTGATGTTTCCAGATAAAGACCCAAGGGCAAAGTTCTGAGCCAATATTCGGCGATCAAATATTGCAACAGTGTTTATGATTTGCTATTTATTAGATAAATACACACTACACTATTCCAAACTCCAAACACTTACAAATCCCGGGAAGTCGTATTCGATGCCGTGTGCTGCGAGCCTCTTACGGAGCTTCGATTCTTTCCGCAGGAGTTTGTCTTTCATCTTCTCGATCTGCTCGGCCGTGCGTTTCTTGTTGTAGCGTGCCACAGCAGGATGTGAGGGTTTTTTAAACTTCCTTTGAGAGCCAACAAATAGCTTCTCGTGCACTTTCTCTGGTGGAATCACATGACCTGGGGAAATAGTAAGCGGCAACGGGTTTAGAGTTGCATTATTTGCTTTAACCCAGATGTGTGTCtggtgacatcactgtgactTCTGTGTGGAATCATGCTGGTAATTAACAGACTTGTATGTGACCAATACTTACATTTGATGAGTCTCTCTCCCATGAGGTAATTGTTCATGGTCTCTGCGACAATTTTAGCAACTTCATCACAATCGTATTCTACAAAGGCATAGCCTTTGCTTCCACCAGTCTGCAAGTGAAAGATACGAGAGGAGGTTAGGACAGAAAAGAGGTGACGATCACGTGTCTGAATTGTTTCACAGCACACATCTGCAGTCAGACTCCATGATAAGCTTCCCTCCATTTAATGCTTTTATACTGTAGATTctaaattattttacttttgttgGTACATGGGTTTTATCACTCTGCAACAAGTGAGCAGGTGATAAGCTAAACGTACCACAGTACTTTAGGCTCAGTTATCTGACCACAGATCACTGTTACATCTGAGATCATTTTCAGTCTAAGCCAAAACGCGAATCACTGATTAGCAAAGAATCAGCACTATTGCTTTGCCATGGACACAACTGATTACaactgaggaaaacaaagacgTCAGACAGCCAAAATGTTTGTAATAATTCTCATCCCACTTCTACAGGGATACCTTAATGATGGTGTTTGTGTTATTCTAGTAAGGACCCAGTATTCTTTGTGGAAACAAACTGAATCATGGTTGAGTACGTCGTTATTACATCCTCAGTGTTACCTTTTTACTCCTGGAAAGCCGCAACCTCAAGACCTTCCCGAACTGCTCGAAGTAAGATTTGAGCTGAGGCTCAAACAGCCCCAGTGGCAGGTGGCCGACATAAACCACTCCTGGGGTCAAATGGCTCGCCTGAGAggaaaatacaatgaaaaaagaACAAGGTTATAGACTCGAAAAATAGAGCAGGGCTGAGCAATACTGGCCAAAATGTTATCACAATGAAATTTTTCCTATCATTCAAAATCAATAATTATCatgataaaaatcaaataattctCAATTCTGTTATGTTTGAACACTCCTAACTCACATAATGCATACCTCTATGCTGTGATGTGATCAGCATTTcatgattcatttctgtgcatgctATCTTAAGCATGGAAattacttaattaattaattatcaaacaTTAATTGACTACATGTATGAGGAAAATAAtagtcattttatttcatattattttatatcGTGATTCGTTACTGTCTTATCGCCCTAATATAGATAGTTTGTCATATATTACTACACATATGTATGCTATGATTCGACCACTGAACAAGTGTATGTACTGATTATCTGTAATACACAGAAATCATATTCTACAATTCTTTTGAGTCAATCTTTAAAGAAAAGATCGACAGACAGGCTAAGTGCTGCGTTGATAGCTACACAGATTTGTCAGTTACAGTAAAGGCCAGCAGCTAATGCCGGGTCACTTATCAAAGTATGTGACTCTGTCGAGCCACCACTTAAACTACTGTAACTACCACCTTAACTGTGAACTCTATGGTAACACTACCGTCATGGGGTCACTGTTCTCTGTAGCAGCTACAATATGGCAGAGTTTGGTcatggcaacaaaaaaaaatactgctgaATTACATCACAAATTGTAACGGGCCGAGTAAAAAGTTATCTCCGAGAGTAGCATAACGTATGTTGTTGCGCTAAATTAGCTTAAGTCTCCCTCGTGTAATGAGGCTACATGTTGCTTTCAGGGCCACCACTTCATCTTAACCCACCTTGccagatttcttcttcttcacctcctgcACCTTCTTCTTGAACTCAGACTCTTGTTTAGGGTTCAGCGCCAGCAGCTCTTTCGCCGGCTTCGTCGCCGTTTCTGCTTTACTTTCAGTCATTTCGACTAATACGAAACATTCAGTTGTAAGATAAATACGACACCGTCCAACAACTCTCTACGAACCACGTTGGTGTCTTCTTCATCCGGTTACCCATGTGGTGAGAACCACAAAAGAGATGCGCAAGAAGGGCTGCGTGAGTGTTATGTACAGCTGTGCGCCCTATACAGCGTCCTCTACAGGCACGGAGGATGAACAGCAACAATCAATGCAAATAGACAGAACGTTAAACACTGTGCAAACCCATTTCTGCcaccaaaaaaaatctgcaggcAATGATCCATATTTAtcttcattatcattattattattcatcattattatGCTTTCAGAAattgcctttgtgtttgtggcaACATATTTTTATAGTATTCAATTTATCAAATGATGATTATGGCTTTTACAATATGAAGAAATGCCTCACAATTACAACATTACTGTttgtatatatactgtagcCTAGTTATTATTTGCAAATATTAGTATTGTAATATGTAATGTGTGTAGCCTTTGAATTTCATTCctttcatttcttattttattttaaatagttTAATGGTGTTTTCAAACTCTTTATCCtggtttttctgcctctgtatATCCTGTTTTCTTGTGAAAATCTCTGGCCTCATATACACTTGGGTCCTCGGCCTGAGTCTGGCCCATTTATTCTCGCATCTCGGTGGATTCTGGCTTTTATTCTCCAGTGTTGGTTGACGTCACGTTGTACGTGGGTTGGACTCGGTCTGAGGAGTCAggagacacagaagaaaacacaaatatgtggcCCAGGTATCCACCAGAACAATGTCTCATCTTGTTCTTATACTGTATGATTAGACTATTATCTCATAAAAAGTTGATACTTTTTTCATAGAGCGTTTATATCATGATTTATGGATACATGTCTGTAGATGAATTAATAACAGAATTATGTGATATTTAATTATTCCTAAATCATATGAGAAAAAATCACTTATTAAGCTCTTtactattcttttttttcaagtgGCAGAAATGGACTTCCACGTCTGatctgcaaataaaacaaataatagtGGGAAAATAACTGGGctttacatttaataaataatttctgctgttatttggggaaaaaaaaactgatataGTACAAAtgaaggagagggaaggaggggcagaggaggaggtggagacaaTAATAACAGGGGGGGTGGAGTGTTTACCAGTACAATAATGAAGGGGAGACAGACATTAGAAACAGATCGGCAGTGCACGCTGCAACATCGGCTCCAAATTCATGACATGGAAACAAAAATCATCTACTTCACAGTGAATGGGAGACCAGAGCAGGCTGAGTTCCCAGTGGATTGCCCTGCCCAGGATGTTAAAGGTAGGAGCAGAAAATGATGTTAGTTATGATGACTTAGAAAGATGTTGCTATGTAAAGTTCACATAATTGCTCTAATAGAAAAGTACTTTAAGGTATCTGTGGTATGCTTGACTGTACCCATATCTACACATCTCCAGATGTGTGGTTACAGTGCTTAAGAATCAGTACCTACTTCTGTGAtatgattcattttttaataataaaggACATTTGCCAAACTTCTCCCATGTTACCCATGATTTTACACTAACTGAAAGAAAGTAAACACAatgtgaatatctcatctgttGTTATAAACAGATAattagaatagaataaaatgaatagaataggctttattgtcactgtacagttaagtacaatgaaattgtgggtgctccacgaagacaaacagtgcactgtGGAAGAAATTATATACAATAAGAAAttcaaaatgtacacaaataatacaaaaaaaaaaattaaaatttacaCTAACGTTTACacaatttacatacacacaacagcacacaatTGTGCAAGAAAGACTATTTCTCATAGAGAGAATTAATCAATGATAAACAAATATTCTAACAGCTTTTTTGCAAACAAGGAAACAAATCAGATAAACACACCGTGGTTCAAGATCAGTCATTACACAAGCAGACGAATGAAGTGTTGTGGAGGTGGTCTGAGCTGCAGATAGCCATACAGCTGCCAATGACAGCTCCTCACTTGTTGGGTTAAGGCTTTGTCTAGAACTGGCTTCACGTGTTCTTTACCTAAGCTCTGTAACCAATGGCCTTATTCATGTGAATAAATCATTTGCTGAGGCTTTATATTTATATGTTACAAGCCATTATTAAGGGTAAATTTGAGGTTAATCTGGAGATGATTTTCTCAACTAACAGATaaattgtttggtttgtaaaacTTCAGAAAATAGTGGGAAAATGCCTGTCACAGTTACCCAGAGCCCAGCGTGACACGTCACCCCTGTGGTTtgataaaattgtttttttaatgattacagggggaaaaaaatcctcactttgagaagctggaaatttctttatttcatccaTCCATGCTTTATCTATACAGCTTATCCTTTATGGATCATGGGAGGCTGAAGCCAATCCTAGCTGACATTGGGCTAGAGGCAGCGTACACTGTGGgcagatcaccagtctatcacagggctgacatatggagacaaacaactattcactctcacattcacacttatggGCCTTTTAGAGTCACCTACATGTCTGTGGACCatgagaggaagctggagtgcCTAAAGGACACCaacacaggcacagggaaaacatgcaaactcaacacagaaaagGTGGAAATGGTTATTACGTCTgtgaaggttctcagtcatccagctCCTGTtagtcttaagtgctgaagttgaaggcaactggacttcttttaggttcttgaagacgtttcacctctcatccgaaaAGCTTGAGGAGGTCATTACCTTCTCAAAAGATATGTTTTAGCTCAACAAAGAAAATTAGCACACAGTTTGTGTTAAGCTTTTGGAGTTATGATAACTTCTAGTGAAATTATTTTGAACTGAGTAAGGTCATTAGGTGAGGTGAAAGTCAGAACAGCTAGTTGGAGAACCACggttggtggtgtgtgtgtgtgacgtagTGCTGATTGTATTTGTTCAATCAAAATTACAGGGtgcagagtgggaatgaaagaCGACATGCtattctccctgttacaagtcagtgaacTGAAATGATTTTGAAACTGTTATTTCAAggtaaaatgacaaaatattttctcaggGCATAAGATGAAATGAATGCTGATCTGTTCTTTCAGATCTTTTCCGCTCTGCAGCCGAGGCCGGACCCCATGACATTCTGAAGCTGTACAACCCCAAGGgcaacatcatcaacatctcCCCAGGTTTAGAGCCCAACAGCCCAAACTCCTGCTACAAACTGGAGGTGGTGGCCGCTGACTGCAACAGTGAGCCGTTAGGTATCTTTAACTTAGCACAGTGAGAATCACACTGCTTGGATTTGTTTAGAAACTGTCGACAGTTTCCCTCTTTTCTTGTCATTTCAGGTGCAGAGCTTGCTGGTGCACTTGGATTTGACCTCTCATCCATGGAGAAAAGGTaagcagggagaaacaggaaaTACTTAATGATGTCACTGAGggaaaatatgatttaataataattgtcaaatataaaaaaagtaattaaaaaaacagttctgGGGAAGAGACAGAAACGTGGCATTTGGATGAATCATTTCAAAAAAGGAGTTCAGAGAGATAGTTTTGGGGAGTTTCACAACACAATCCAAAGCTACAGATGAATATGTGATGTATAAATACCTCACTGATGATGTGTGACTTcagactgcagagcctggagAAGAAAATCCTGATAGAGGCTGGCGAGACTCCGGCAGTCGTGTATGAGATGAAAAAACAGGTGGATTCATTCCGGGAAAAACTAGAGGTATGGCCAAAGTATTATGTGGCCATACAATGGCATAATAATGCCAACAGTCAGAGGGGTTGTTTCCTAAGTATGACCACAAAACACCAACTGTCAAATTGTGTTTTAGGATACTTGTTTAGTTGGAATTTAAAGCAGTttgatgatgtatttttgagAAAATCTCTTGTGCTTGTGCTCATTTCAGgtatttaaccaaaaaccatcaaaaaaaaaaaaaaaaaaaaaaaaaactatattacTATCTATTAACTGTTTCCAGTCACAGCAGTTGTATGTTACCTGGCCAGCACCaagcaaaacacaaagttaGCAACTGGCTGGTGAACAGTGGGTAGCAGCTTAAGATTTTGTCTAAAAAGTTGGTGGAGGCCAATATAGAGTTAAAGGTTGAGTGAATTAAACTCATTAAGTGGGCACTaagtggacacaaacatgactgtaaatgaatgttaatgttgcgCCAAGTCTACTGGATCTTGCAAATAGATGACTGTTGTGACATGTTAGCCATCACAACTTTGTTTGGAGATAATGTGTTTAAAGTTTGTTCcactgccccctggtggccaAAAAATCAATTAGCGCAGCTTTGCTCTcgcaccaccagcaggtcagtCATTTTAGATATCCTGTGATTAATCTCATCATGTACTTGATGGATTGCCTTGAACTTTACttttgtacacacattcatggttcccagcCATCAGTGTGTTAGtcattgtttgtcattgtgagcattaacatgctgatgtcaGCCTTTAGCTCAACACACCGCTGTACACCCTGACAGATCTGCAAGCATGGCTGTAGATTCTAGTTTTCTTAACGTGTTACTTCCAAGGAgtatcacagaaaaacacaacatatttttttatagtaaagctcctcttctctttttggTGCagttaaaataatgataatgacattTTGTAATGCCAACCTAAATTTTGAGGGGTCATTCTAACAGTTCTCTAACCTCTAGCCTCAGCTGACTTGATTTATTCACATTCTTTGTCAGAGTGTGGAGCATCTGAGCTGGCTTGGATTGTTTAAAGACCTCTCAGAAGGAACACACAAGCCATCCCCATTCTACCACAAGAGGACCCTGCGAAAAACCAGGGATGAGTGTGAGCACGTTCGAGAAAAGTTTCTTCAAATGAGGTACattcaaatacaacacaaacagaccagGAATAACTATTATACATCCTATACTATGTGTTTAAGTGTCTAGTTACCATGAATGATTGTGTGGTCACCCTGCAGTTCTCTGGAGGTATCAGAAGAAGTGAAGCAGTACTTAAAGACCCCAACCTTTGATAACTGGTAAGTTAAATTGGAACGGCAGGAATTTAAAGGCGGAAATGTTCTAATGTCACCTGCAGCATAAGTGTTCATCACTGTGATGTGCTGGGTGTCTGTGCGCCTGTGCgatcacaaacaaacaaccagtgCACCTGTTTCCTTGGTGCACAGACACTGGGCTAATGACAGCCGTGCCCAACAAGCACCTCTGATGCATTTCTGAAGAGGATCGGAGCCCTCTGCCTTTTCTTCTGATTGACACTCTCATCTCAATATGAATAGGCCTGCGGAGGGCCCACGAATCAAAAGAAGGTCTTCATAAAAGGCTTAATCAACACAACCATGTTTGAAGTGGGCTTCATGGCGAGAAAGTGCATGCTGCATTCAGTGGTGCTTGGtcatcattttatttgtccAAAAGCTTTTAAAGCAAACCCCACAATGCTGGAGGTGGGTAGATACAAGGATAGGAACAGGCTAccaaatgaaaactgacactTGTGGTGTCACATCATCGTAGTAAATTGCAGAATCTCTTTGAAACCTTGATAAAATgtgcttttctttgcttttttgccGCATGCACATAGGAgtattgtgtttattattgtcagCACAATCCCTTCACTCTCCTCCCTACCATTAGAAGAGCTCAAATCCAATAGTGGTGTGTATTTtgcgtgtgtctgtgcaggCAGTGGGAGGATGCAGAGATCATGGTGCTCCTGCAGGTCATGTACACAGATTTAGATTTCATAGCAACTTTCAACATTGAGCCCGAAGTACTGCAACAGTTCCTGTTCGAAGTCTACCGGAGATACAACAACATCCCCTTTCACAACTTCAAACACTGCTTCTGTGTTACCCAGATGGTAAGTGCGTCTTTGTTAGAGTGAAGTGCAATCACGCCTTCAGCTTGATGGCTAATTGGTGAAGGACA
This genomic window from Lates calcarifer isolate ASB-BC8 linkage group LG1, TLL_Latcal_v3, whole genome shotgun sequence contains:
- the nifk gene encoding MKI67 FHA domain-interacting nucleolar phosphoprotein; translated protein: MTESKAETATKPAKELLALNPKQESEFKKKVQEVKKKKSGKASHLTPGVVYVGHLPLGLFEPQLKSYFEQFGKVLRLRLSRSKKTGGSKGYAFVEYDCDEVAKIVAETMNNYLMGERLIKCHVIPPEKVHEKLFVGSQRKFKKPSHPAVARYNKKRTAEQIEKMKDKLLRKESKLRKRLAAHGIEYDFPGFAAQVPQKKKSSDSMNASTCSDDTTPVCTPSLLERRKSMVVDDDDADDEIVIKIPAAEKDEECSSSEEEEEEEEEEEEEEDDDDSEEDDDSESEEASEEDAEAK
- the si:dkey-219c10.4 gene encoding high affinity cGMP-specific 3',5'-cyclic phosphodiesterase 9A isoform X2 — protein: METKIIYFTVNGRPEQAEFPVDCPAQDVKDLFRSAAEAGPHDILKLYNPKGNIINISPGLEPNSPNSCYKLEVVAADCNSAELAGALGFDLSSMEKRLQSLEKKILIEAGETPAVVYEMKKQVDSFREKLESVEHLSWLGLFKDLSEGTHKPSPFYHKRTLRKTRDECEHVREKFLQMSSLEVSEEVKQYLKTPTFDNWQWEDAEIMVLLQVMYTDLDFIATFNIEPEVLQQFLFEVYRRYNNIPFHNFKHCFCVTQMINARTELALRYNDISPLENHHCAVAFEILEKTESNIFRNLSMDQYKRIREGIIKCILATDMTRHNEILNKFKSILPAFDFTNKDHKDVLMMILIKVSDISNEARPMEVAEPWLDCLLQEFYNQSDVEKLEGLPVTPFMDRDKVTKPSSQTGFIRFVLLPLFIELANLFPCLEQHIIDPVRKALDYYTEMEKALEREKQNRAQSENTTKSKDTSVGTQGTADSHTETEPEASKPDTQ
- the si:dkey-219c10.4 gene encoding high affinity cGMP-specific 3',5'-cyclic phosphodiesterase 9A isoform X1; its protein translation is METKIIYFTVNGRPEQAEFPVDCPAQDVKDLFRSAAEAGPHDILKLYNPKGNIINISPGLEPNSPNSCYKLEVVAADCNSEPLGAELAGALGFDLSSMEKRLQSLEKKILIEAGETPAVVYEMKKQVDSFREKLESVEHLSWLGLFKDLSEGTHKPSPFYHKRTLRKTRDECEHVREKFLQMSSLEVSEEVKQYLKTPTFDNWQWEDAEIMVLLQVMYTDLDFIATFNIEPEVLQQFLFEVYRRYNNIPFHNFKHCFCVTQMINARTELALRYNDISPLENHHCAVAFEILEKTESNIFRNLSMDQYKRIREGIIKCILATDMTRHNEILNKFKSILPAFDFTNKDHKDVLMMILIKVSDISNEARPMEVAEPWLDCLLQEFYNQSDVEKLEGLPVTPFMDRDKVTKPSSQTGFIRFVLLPLFIELANLFPCLEQHIIDPVRKALDYYTEMEKALEREKQNRAQSENTTKSKDTSVGTQGTADSHTETEPEASKPDTQ